The genomic DNA CACCGGGGCGGGTTAGCCGGGGGCAAGGCGGAAGTCGCGCATCCGCCGCTGCACGTCCACCCCGCGCTACCACGCGGACGCCGAGCCGGTAGCGATTCTTGCTCCGTGAGCCGAACAGGGGCGTGCTGGTTTCTCGCCAGTGGTAGTCCAGTCGTCGGCCAGCGATGGAGTTAACCATACGCTGTTCGAGTGGGATTGTTTCGGACCAGTATGAAGTATGACATGTCCGGCGACTCGGGCCGGCAAAAAAATCTTGGCCGCCTCCTCGCGCCGCGGCACACTACACCTGTGAGACGACCACTCGCCGCCGAGACAACGGATGGCCGCACCCGCACTCCTTCGCCACGTCCTGACTCATTCCGCCACCGCCGACGCGGACGCGGAGTTGTTGGCTCGTTTCGTCGCGAACCGGGACGAGGCCGCGTTCGCGGAACTCGTGAACCGGCACGGGCCGGTCGTGTACCGGGTTTGCCGACGACTGGTCGGGCCGACGGGTGCGGACGATGCGTTTCAAGCCACGTTCCTCGTGCTGGCGACGCGAGCCCGAGCGGTCCGCAAGGCCGGAGCGGTCGGCTCGTGGCTGGTCGGGGTGGCGGCCCGGGTCGCTCGACAGATGCGGCGGGCCGCGCTGCGGCGCGAGCGGTACGAGTCCGCCTTCGCGAGCGAGCGAAGCGGCTTGAACATCGCGGACCTCCCGCCCGAAACGGCCGACCTGGGCCGCATTCTCGACGACGAACTCACCCGCTTGCCCGATCACCTCCGCGGGCCGGTCGTGGCCTGCCTCCTACAAGGCCGCACCCAGGAGCAGGCGGCCGCGGACCTTCGCACCAGCCAGCGGACGGTTCGACGGCGGTTGGAGGAGGCCCGCCGTCTCTTGCGGTCCCGGTTGGAGCGGCGGGGCGTCGTGCCGGTCGTGGCGGCGGGGTTGGTGGCGGGTGCCGGGCAAGTGCCGGCCGCGGTGCCGGTGGAACTGGCGAAGCGAACGGTGGCGATCGTCTTGGACTTTCTTGCGGGCGGATGCGCCGTGGCGTCTTCCCCAGCTGCAATCGCAAAAGGAGTGGCGATGAGTACGTTCGCGGGCAAAATCAAAGTCGTTGCCGCAGTGGTCGCGCTGGGAGTTGCGGCGCTCGGAGTCGGGATCGCGGGGGACGGGAAACCGATACCGCCGACCCCGCAGCTTCCGGCGAAAGAACCCATCCCGCCCACAGACGTCGCGGCCCCCGTGCCCGCGGCCCCCCGGCCGACGCCACCCGTCTCAGACTCTACCCTCATTCCGCCGTCGAATATTCCGATCGAGCCGCCGGCCGCCGCGGACTCTAAGACCGCTCGCTATCAGACGACGAACTTCGTGATCGACGCCCCGACCGCGGAGGTGGCGCGCATCGTCGGCGATGCCGCGGAGGGGCATCGCAAGTGGTTCGCCGAGGACTGGCTCGGGCACGCCCTGCCCGCGTGGCCGCGGCCGTGCCCGATCACCGTCCGGATCGTTGCTGATAAGGCAGGTGGCGTGACGACGTTCTCGTTCGGCACGTCGGCCGGGAAGCCGGCAGTGACGGCGATGGAGATGAGGGTCAGCGGCGAGTTGTCCGCGGTCTTGCGTGACCACCTTCCGCACGAGGTGATGCACTGCGTCCTCGCCACTCATTTCGGTCAACCGCTCCGCCGCTGGGTCGACGAGGGGGTAGCGGCCCTGGCCGAAGGGAGCGAAAGCCGACACGCGCAGACCGTTCGCTGCCGCGAGTTGTTAAACGCGGGCCGCGGAATCCGGCTGAAGGTTCTCATGGAACTGACGGAGTACCCGAAGGACATGATCGTCCTTCTCGCGGAGGGCCTGTCGGTGTGTGAGTTCCTCCTGACGTTAACCCCCGACCGGTCATCTTGCTACCCAGCCTACCCGGACGGGGTACGGAACTCGAGACGCAGGTCATTCGCCGGCGCTCACTGCTCGCCGCGATTGCTCTCGCTCAAGCGAGTAGCTGGGAGACGGCCGTCAAGGAGGTCTACGGATTCGATTCGGTAGACAAGTTGGAAGAAGCGTGGCTCGTCTGGCAGAGGTCTGAGCCACCCACCCGAACCCATTCGCCGGTGGCGGTGGAGCTGGAAGCCAGGAATTCGGCTCTGGCTCCGTTCTCCGCCACGGCTCCCACGCCGGCTCTCGAGCGCGCTCTTCGAAACGAAGTCGCCTACCAATACGCCGAGAGCAAACGGCGATGGTTCGGCGAAAAAGCTCTCCTGTTTCCGCAACCGTGGGACATCCGAGTTGCCTATAGCCCCGACAAGCAGGCGCCTGCCTTCCTGGAACGGCTGAATTTTCACTATCATGTGCCCGAGGGCACGAGCCGAAAAGTGACATTCGAGATTCGGTGTGCGGGTAAGTTGCAAGATGTTCTCAACGGGCCGTTACCTCGTGACGTGTCCTGGCTCGTGCTGTATCTGCACACTGGTCGGACTGAGCCTTTGACGTTCGGAATGAGTGTTCTTGCCGAAACAGAATTGATCCAGGCCGAGCACGACCGCTTGTGCCGGCTGTTCGTCAAACAGGGGAAAGCCGTACGGTTATCGGTACTGTTGACGCCTGATCCGGGCCTATTTGAAAAGGGTTCTACGGACGAATTGATGTCTGGTGTCGTCGCACAGTCTCATTCGATCGTGCGGTTTTTGCTGGCCCAGACCCCACATTTGTCCGGCTCCGACAACGGGGGAATTTCCCCAAGCGATCGTGGTCTCCTTGCCTTTCTGGCAGGCGGAAAGAACACCAGTTGGGACACAGCCGCAAAAGAAGTGTACGGCTTCACAAGTGTGGACGATCTGGAAGCGAAATGGATCGCGTGGCTGAAGACGCCGGGGTCGCGGCTCACTCCAGCTCCGTATGTCGAGGTGCCGCGGCCTGCGCTAACGCCACAACCGCTCGGTCGCATTCCGGCGACCGAGGTGGACTGACTGCCCGCGACTCGCCACCCGCTGATGGCCGGCACGCGGCCTCATACAGCGAAATCGCGGGCGGGCGTTCTACTTGTCTATGGGAAGCGGCTTCGCCTCCTGGAGAGGCCTGCCTTGGACCAGCACGGCCGTTTTGTCCTGCGACAGACCCCGACAGTATGCCTTGAACCGGACGGTTTGCCCGACCTGGATCTTGCTCGTCCCTGCCCCCCACATCGGCAATTCGAGCTTCGGTCCGGCCGGCACTTTCAGGGAGGCGACTTTGGTACCGGATGAATTCTGCGTAAGGGCCGTCACCTCGCCGGTCAGGAACAACGTCTTTTGGGCATACGTGTCGCCGTACTTCGCGGCCGCCGCCTTCGGGTCGTTGCGGTAAGCGACCGTCAGTTCGGTCGCAGTCAGGGACGGCATCGGGTTCGGTTCCAGGAGCGTCACCTGACAGCGAGACAGCCACACCCGGTCTTTTTCGGTCCGCCCGACCATCCCGACGACGCGGACTTTCATCCCGGGGGGAAGTTGCACGACGGCTTGCAATTGATCTTCTTCAACTTTACACGCGACAAAAATCCCGAACGGATCCGAGGGTTTAAGTTTTCCGGCGCTCAAAGTTAAATCGCAATCGGAGTATGCGCCGCCCGCGTCAAGGATCACCCCGGTCAAAGTGATGGCCTGCCCCTGGAGTTTCTCCGCCGTGTCCCGGTCGAGTAACAACTCCTTGGCGAACGCCTCGGCGCTCACGGTGCGGGTCGGCTTCAAGGCCGCTGGGGGTTTCTCGCCGCCGCTCACTAACTCCGGGGATTGGAGTCGGGCAAGCGCTCCGATCGCCAGACCGAACTCCCCGCGCACGGTCACTTTGTCCCCCTCAATGAGATTCCGCAATCGAGGCAAATCCGTGCTACCGGCCGGAAAAACCATTTCTAACTGATACGGGACGTTTGAATTACCAGTCGGACAACCGCATAGAGTTAGCACGCACCTGCCGTCAACGAAATCCGACGCGCGAGAAACTTTATAAACCTGACCGGTCAATTCGACCTGCTGGCCGTGGTAAGCAATATAAAGCTTGTCCGTCTTGTCATTCCACAATCTGGTCGTGAGGGCAACGACCGTCGTTTTCAGATCCTCCGGCTTGAGAGTGTGAACGGCCGGGGTCGGTTCGGCTTTCGGGGCCGTCCCGGGAGCCGGCACTTTCGGCGCGGCTTGTGGCCCCTTCGCCGATCGGGTCACGGTCGTAGAAACCAGAACCGGGTCTTTAAGAGTGAAAGCGGTGCCAGTAACAGTGTCAATCGTCCCCCGGACCCGTACTAGCGTCCCGGCTGTCAGCCCCTGCACCAACTTCAAGGATGGATGGCCGGCCGGGAACGGGATGGTACACCCGGACGGATCGTCGGCGGTCGGCGGCAACCCTTTCAAGGTCAGCGTCTGGCCGCCGTCGGCTTCCGTCACCTCGTTCACGGTGCCGGTGATCGTGAACTCCCGGCCGATGTACTTTTTGGCCAACGTGCCGTCGGCGTTCTTCTTAAATAGGTTGTTGAGGGCCGCGACCGAGGCCGAGAAGTTGGCCTTGGGCTTTACCGCTGGCGGATCTTGGGCGAAACCGGTAGCGG from Fimbriiglobus ruber includes the following:
- a CDS encoding RNA polymerase sigma factor; the encoded protein is MAAPALLRHVLTHSATADADAELLARFVANRDEAAFAELVNRHGPVVYRVCRRLVGPTGADDAFQATFLVLATRARAVRKAGAVGSWLVGVAARVARQMRRAALRRERYESAFASERSGLNIADLPPETADLGRILDDELTRLPDHLRGPVVACLLQGRTQEQAAADLRTSQRTVRRRLEEARRLLRSRLERRGVVPVVAAGLVAGAGQVPAAVPVELAKRTVAIVLDFLAGGCAVASSPAAIAKGVAMSTFAGKIKVVAAVVALGVAALGVGIAGDGKPIPPTPQLPAKEPIPPTDVAAPVPAAPRPTPPVSDSTLIPPSNIPIEPPAAADSKTARYQTTNFVIDAPTAEVARIVGDAAEGHRKWFAEDWLGHALPAWPRPCPITVRIVADKAGGVTTFSFGTSAGKPAVTAMEMRVSGELSAVLRDHLPHEVMHCVLATHFGQPLRRWVDEGVAALAEGSESRHAQTVRCRELLNAGRGIRLKVLMELTEYPKDMIVLLAEGLSVCEFLLTLTPDRSSCYPAYPDGVRNSRRRSFAGAHCSPRLLSLKRVAGRRPSRRSTDSIR